In Hydrogenovibrio marinus, a single genomic region encodes these proteins:
- a CDS encoding sulfurtransferase, translating to MFAKIFSTWFILALAGFLSFSAHAADDSLRVDASTLVTAIEQQHQTAVVLDARSEALYQQDHIPGALNFPVNWTYAHKKTNGQVIEPNQAQTLFRKLGLDIHTPVIIYDDGALVDAARLFWTLEVYGLQKVKVLSTGYDYWTNKGYPTTDRVPFVTPSKYIAEVKHQRLATKFSTLLATKNPNDLIIDARPLPAYLGEQSSAKRFGHIPTAISIPASHNLKLENHMASFQPVNALEKVYSDIPKNKKVIIYCAIGRISATNYFALRELGYDVANYDASWKQWGNDLALPIANPSFSKDNEN from the coding sequence ATGTTCGCAAAAATTTTTAGCACTTGGTTTATTCTGGCCTTAGCGGGCTTTCTGTCTTTTTCCGCACATGCAGCTGACGACTCACTTCGTGTAGATGCTTCCACCTTGGTAACCGCCATTGAGCAACAACATCAGACTGCCGTGGTGCTGGATGCCCGCTCGGAAGCACTCTACCAACAAGACCATATTCCCGGTGCGCTGAACTTTCCGGTCAACTGGACTTATGCACACAAGAAAACCAACGGACAGGTCATCGAGCCCAATCAAGCGCAAACCTTGTTCCGCAAGCTTGGATTGGACATTCACACCCCTGTCATTATTTACGACGACGGCGCACTGGTCGATGCTGCGAGGTTATTTTGGACGCTGGAAGTCTATGGTCTGCAAAAGGTAAAAGTGCTCAGTACCGGCTATGACTATTGGACCAATAAAGGCTATCCGACCACAGATCGCGTACCGTTTGTCACGCCAAGCAAGTACATCGCCGAGGTAAAACACCAACGACTCGCCACCAAATTTTCAACACTGTTAGCCACCAAAAATCCCAATGACTTGATTATCGACGCCCGTCCTTTACCGGCGTATTTAGGCGAACAATCTTCTGCCAAACGATTCGGGCATATTCCTACGGCTATCAGCATTCCCGCCTCGCACAACTTGAAACTTGAAAACCACATGGCAAGTTTTCAGCCGGTAAATGCGTTGGAAAAAGTCTATTCGGACATTCCTAAAAACAAGAAAGTCATTATCTACTGTGCCATCGGGCGTATTTCGGCAACCAACTACTTTGCTCTCAGAGAGCTGGGGTATGATGTCGCCAACTACGATGCCTCT